A single window of Lepus europaeus isolate LE1 unplaced genomic scaffold, mLepTim1.pri SCAFFOLD_37, whole genome shotgun sequence DNA harbors:
- the LOC133754992 gene encoding syntenin-1-like — MSLYPSLEDLKVDKVIQAQTAFSANPANPAILSEASAPISQDGNLYPKLYPELSQYMGLSLNEEEIHANLVMVSGAPLQGQLVARPSSMNYMVAPVTGNDVGLRRAEIKQGIREVILCKDQDGKIGLRLKSIDNGIFVQLVQANSPASLVGLRFGDQVLQINGENCAGWSSDKAHKVLKQAFGEKITMTIRDRPFERTITMHKDSTGNVGFIFKNGKVTSIVKDSSAARNGLLTEYNICEINGQNVIGWKDSQIADILSTSGTVVTVTIMPAFIFEHIIKRMAPSIMKSLMDHTIPEV; from the coding sequence atgtctctctatccatctcttgaagacttgaaggtagacaaagtaattcaggctcagactgctttttctgcaaaccctgccaacccagcaattttgtcagaagcttctgctcccatcTCTCAAGATGGAAATCTTTATCCTAAACTGTATCCGGAACTTTCTCAATACATGGGCCTGagtttaaatgaagaagaaatacatgcaaatctGGTGATGGTCTCTGGAGCGCCACTTCAGGGGCAGTTGGTAGCAAGACCTTCCAGTATGAACTATATGGTGGCTCCTGTAACTGGAAATGATGTTGGGCTTCgcagagcagaaattaaacaagggattcgtgaagtcattttatgtaaggatcaagatggaaaaattggactcaggcttaaatcaatagataatggtatatttgttcagctagtccaggcaaattctccagcctcattggttggtttgagatttggcgaccaggtactccagatcaatggtgaaaactgtgcaggctggagctctgataaagctcacaaggtgctcaaacaggcttttggagagaagaTCACAATGACCATTCGTGACAGGCCTTTTGAGCGGACAATTACTATGCATAAGGACAGTACTGGAAACGttggctttatctttaaaaatgggaaagtaacatccatagtgaaagatagttctgcagccagaaacgGTCTTCTCACGGAATATAACATCTGTGAGATCAACGGCCAGAACGTCATTGGATGGAAGGACTCTCAAATTGCAGACATACtatcaacatctgggactgtagttaccgtcacaatcatgcctgcttttatctttgaacatattATTAAACGGATGGCGCCAAGCATTATGAAAAGCCTGATGGATCACACCATCCCTGAAGTTTAA